Genomic window (Ananas comosus cultivar F153 linkage group 1, ASM154086v1, whole genome shotgun sequence):
TCCACAAGTTGAACATAAAGCGCATGTATGATGCGAAACATTTAGctaccaaaaaaaattacactcgCAAACTCGCAGGCATTGTTTCTTTCTACATGTTAGCTTGAACAGCTGAACTTCATATGAGATGCTCACATAACACAGAAACTAGTCagcatatgaaaaaaaaaaaaaaaaactttgccaTAGCATGCAGCACCACATAATGAGACGACAAACATCATTAGTTTTTACAGACAACTGAGTCTATGACGACGGCGTCGAGAGAGCAGGGTATTTCCATATTCTATATACAAATCGGACTCCATATAGGAATTCTATTGCTCCTCCTTCTTACGATGGCCATTGGGTTCTTGACCCCCATTCCTTTTGCCCACCCCTTGAAGGGCGGAAGCAAAATCACCGCCCGTTTGTTGCTTGGCGAACCTCGGATAAGAAGATCCGGGTAAAGATGCAGCCGCCTCAGGCTGCCATGGGTTGGAGTACCTTTTGGTGGTAGAAATCGATGGCGCTTGACTCATCCATCGATTTTCGCTAGTATTAATCTTCGAGTCTAAAATGACTTTTTGATCGGATTCTGTAAGCTTGGGTTTGGTCTCATTAAGATTAATTCCTTGATCACTTGCCTGGTCCTTTTCTCGATCTAGTTTTGGTTTAGGCACTACAAATGGAACGGTCGGTTGCCAAAAGGCTGCCTGATTCACGTCTCGAGAACTGATTTTCTTTTCGCCCTTCTCCTTGAAAACATGATCTGTCTCCAAAAAATCAGAAGTACTACTTTGTTTCACTATTTCTGGGTGCTTATCCTTGTCTTGATTTGAGTTCAAATGATAGAAGTCGATTATATCAGCTTTGGCAGTTGAAGAACGCCCGGAAGAAATCGATGTCATGGGAAAAGCCTTCTCAGGAGGCACAGCCGGGGTGTAGTTAGCGGGAAGCAAATCGTCCCAATTTTCCAACAGTTCTTTGTAGACTTTACGAAGAGTGACCTCCGTGAGGCCCGTCACTTTGCATATCTCGGCCTGGGTTTTGCGTTTGTCTTCCAGCTGGCATGCAAGGTATATAGCAGCTGCGGATATGCTGATTGGATTCCGACGTGTGCAAAAGCACTTGTTGATAACCACTTCTCCAATATGAGCAGCGAGTTCCTGAGATTTTACATGAGATTGTTTGACAAAAGAATATCACAAATATTAGAGAAAAATAAGTCATCATAGTCAGGGACAGGAAATTGCACCTGAGCAGATTTATTAAGCTGGAGAAGAGTGCAGAACCTGGGCATATGAACTGATATCGAATTACTATTGATAGGTTGGCTTAGTTTTAGAGCTTCTCCAAGTATTTTGATGTACTTGCCTATCTCTTTCTGAGGAAGGTTGCTTGCGGTAGAGATTTCCTGGTAATGCACAAGATATAAAAGAGAATTCAGATGGTTATATAAACATGTATTGTCTATGTATAGTCTAGTCATATATCTTTCATGATTCTTAGCTAGagttttatttagattttatggTTCTTAACAATCTTTTCCAAAGTTCTTTATGACTTTCACTGTCAAATTGCTTAGTCAATATTCCAAACATCTAGTTGAGTGCACTAATTTTTAAAGTATTGCTTCAATGCAGAGAACCCCTATCTGCCAACGTATATAAAAGCAGCcactaataaaaaattttctggaTTTCAAATATTCATCCATTTTGCTTTCAGGaggaatatatattttgagacaCCAAGCTCAGTATGTTTACAATAATTAAAGAAGCATTACCAAATCCAAGCAGTGTACCATGAAGATCATAAAAATGAGCTGATGTTCATTAACAATAGCTGCCGTATTTTAATAATTGCTAAGCTAACACAGCAATAATCATAGAGCCTATACTGAAATCTTATTTTTCTGTTTACTCATAAATCATACTCATATAGCCTACGCAGAAATCATATAGCTATATAGACAATGGAGTGCGCTAACTATCACAAACAAGCGAACAACAAAAGATCTGTAATACCACCAATCGTTACTCCGATTGGTTAAGTAGCCTGGTCCTCAATATGTCTCTGTTGCAAGTCCTGCACAATGTAGGATATTTAGTTTTGTTAAATGTTTGTATAATTGATAAAAAAGAGGAGATTCAAAGTCCTAGTACTTCCATTTACCTTTCCCGTACAATTCATAGGAAAGAGTGTTAGAGTGTCTTTTATTACAATTGATTAGACCAGTGGGATGCTTCACTCTACAGTAGGATACGTAGGGATTTCTTCCAAGTACATCTCTTATTTGGATTCGAGTAGGTATTACAAGGTTCCCTATAACATGTCAAAAAGAGGCAATACACATAGAATCCATGGTAACCAACTAACCATTTTGTTATTAACATATTAACAATACCACAAGGAACTTCACCAATACAAGGTTATAACATGTAGTGCAGTGACACAGAAATTTCTATCTCCGCCAAAGGTGATAATGCAACAACACAAATTGATTTCTACAGACATTGGAAGTTAATGCACTCGTTAACAACTTATAAATGCATTGAATCCTGTACTTGATATGACATTGACATATTCCAAAAATGCAATACCCTTAAACAAATCTATTTCTTCAAATTAGAAGGTAAATAGCTCCCAAAAGCAAGGGTTCACATTTGTTTACTTATCCACAATGAGTTATTGTCCTCAATTTCAACCGGGACACAAGAAGttcattatttattgttttctaTGAGCTTACAAACTTCGATATCTCGTCACTCCTCATATACATAGAACGAGAGAAAACAATTAGCATGATGTTCTAGGACATTGTAACCTTCAAAACCATTCTTCTGATGTTTTAGGTCATTGCAACCTTCAAAACCATTCTTCAACAATTAGCACGATGTTTTAAGGGCATTCTAACCTTCAAAACCATTTTTCAACAACTAGCACGACGATCTAGGGCATTGTCACCTTCAAAACCATTCCTCGACAACTAGCATGATGTTCTAGGGCATCGTAACCTTTAAATCCATTCTTTGACAATTAGTATTATGTTCTAGGGCAACTATAAACTTCACAACGATTCTTAGACAATTAATATGACGCCGCAGGGTATTGTAAGCTTGTAAACCATTCTTTGCCAGTTGACATGATGTTTTAGGGCAATATAAACTTCAAAACCATTCATAGATGGCTCttaacaataacaataacaaaatatatgcaATCAGAGCATCCGGTTATTAATCCTCATAAATTATTAAGAAATATTAGGGAACGGATCGGAACCTGCAGAGTCCTCGGCTCCTGCGCCTCCCGGATCGCCTGCACGAGCGCGGCGGTAGCGAGGGCCTCGACGCTGCGATTCCTGAGGCAAATCGCGGAGGAGCAGTCCCTGAAGAGCTCAAAGGCGTGGTCGGCGATGTCGTGATCGAGCCCTAGAATGGAGGCGACGTCGATGATTTGCAGGTAGGCTCGGAGGTTGTCGACGGAGACGAGGGGCCCCGAGGGATCGGCGCtgccaccgcctcctcctccgccgcctccgccgccgccgccgccgccgccgaggagggCGCGCTCGAGCTCGGCGAGGTGGCCGGAGAAGGAGAGGGCGGAGCGGGCGAAGACGGGGGCGGGCTCGAGGGACCAGGCGGAGAAGGCGGTGACGAAGCCGGTGGGGAGGAaggggtcgtcgtcgtcgtcgtcgtcgtcgtcgtcgccgccgccgtggtGGCCATGGTCGGCGTGGgcttgaggaggaggaggagggggttgGGGTTTGTTGGTGGGGGGGAGGAGGTCGGGGGTGGAGAGGGGGAGCGGGGTGTCGAGGGCGCGGAGTAGGAAGAGCGGGTGGGAGTGGACGCGGCGCTCCTCCACGACGCGGCCGCACGAGGCGCACTCCGTCACGGAGCGCCCCGCCGCGGTCGCCGCGCACCGGCCCTGCGTCCCCGGGCAGTACGGGCACCGCACCCGCCACATCGATCTCACACACACCCACCCACCACgaggagtgagagagagagaagagaatgaGAACGGACTTGGGCCTCCTTTTatttagggtaaattgcactttggtcctcaaactttgagAACGTTGACACAGTGGTCctcaaaggttttttttttttttttttgtgatttgagagaaaagtagcCAACGCTACCTGTTTATtcatatagaaaataatatatttttttgtgtgaGAAGAAAGGTAGCAACgctacctgctttattcatatataaaataaattcagctaTAAAAGTTGAGACAACTTGGTCATCataacaaaaactaaaaaaaataataataaaaaataaaataaaataaataaagaaaataaataaaataataataataaaaagtaaaaagaatagACAAGTGCAAAGGTTAATGAGCAAACAAACAATGTTACTAGTATGCACACAAGAaagtgttattatatatatatatatatatatatatatatatatatagagagagagagaagagatgagagagagagagaaaactatGCCGCGAagactatcaatagcaccaatagctattaattttttaacccttaaattaaaaaatatgtggttTAGGATGACGTGGcgctctctagggttgagtaagtaattggttgaatagtataatcttaacaagtaaaaaatttaaagggttaaatttaacggtaaaagaaactcgatagcaccaattCTTGTGCTATCGATATATATTCCagcggactatatatatatatatatatatatatatatatatatatatatattattatatatatattatatatatatataataaactaCTAATTGGAAACTCTAATTCGTTTGTTCGGGttataaataagaactagttataccggggataggtacaagtatgaatttttgtaagaataagatatttttttatttggatgaaaatatggAGTATAAGattggaactagaaaaattgtgtttatATAAAAATGTAAGTATAAGAtagaatagttggtagttataaataaaaaataatgatattaccctataattgaatttaaatttttaaatttataattttaaattgaaaattttaacttttaaattttgaaattttaaatttttaaattattaaaagtaaattttaaaatttaaatttaaaataaaatctctttctctctctctcttctctctctctctcttgtacagAGGGGGGGGTGGGCGTTCGGTGGGGGGGGGGTTTGAACAACTTGTTTCCACCCCCAAAAacgtgtttgggtataaagggggataacccccttatccccTTTATATCCGATCCAAACGGTAACTAAAGCATTCTCCGCAACCCACGACTGGTGGGTCTCGCTTTCCAATCGTTGCATATGTGGGGCCCACTTACGCCGTTAGGCGCTTCACTGTTCCCGTTTTCTCCCCCACCATTTCTTTTCTCCCTCTTGCTCGCGACCTCCGCCATGGCGGTCCGCCGTTACCCCAGTCTTTGCCAGGATGGGCGTGCCATCCTTGCCAGGACAGAGGAGGTGTGGTTCCGTCGTTGTCTCCACCATGGCCTAGTGGAGCCGTTGGTACGGCCTTGGCTTCTCAGATTTCCTGCAGATTTTTGTGCTGCCTCGGAAGGCGGGCCGTGCTCTCCTGTGATGTGCCCTCCTGCAACTTGCCAAGGCACCGTGGGAGTCGGTCGCTGGCGTAAATGGCTCGATGGGTACGGCAAGTACGAAGGGGGTATGGTCTCTGTGTCCGGGTGTGTTTCCTGCCCCTTCCTTATCTGATAAATTGATTGGTCTCTTGTTTAGAAAGATAGCTTACAAATACCAGATTATTTGCGGTTTGTTTCTCTTTTCCTACTGTTTACTCCTCTCGTTGGTTTCCTTTGACTTTTTTTCCTATTCTTCACCCCCGCCGCCATCGGTTCCGTTCGAATTTGCTCGCTGGTGGTGTAGGTCGATcggttccctttttttttttatgctgcATATTCTTTTTTAGGTATGGCCGTATGGGGTTGGAAATTTGCTGAATTTTTTTCCGCCTTTGGTCTTGCTGGCTGTGTTGCATCTGTTTGTTTGGCGACTACCATGATTATGGTGCTTTGCGACCTCTTCCCGAATTTTATTGTTGTGTTGCATTTGCTCGCTGGTGCTGTCAGAAAACTGCATGATAAGTTGACCTTTGAAGTCAGGGGTTTTAATTtaggagataaaaaaaaatttatgaaaatttatatgAGCGCCTTTGCACGGACCATTGTTTGCTCGAGAAATTATATAAATCCTACTAAAGCTACAAGTTCTGATATCTTAGCTTTTGGTGTTAGGAattgcacttttttttctttttctttttttttattattttgtttcccTTTTTGTTTCTACATGTTAGCttctttattcctttttttttttttcccttgtgaCAGTAGTCTTGCTGCTTGTCACTACCGCGCCGTTGTTACGGTGAAGGCCAGATTATTTTGGCCTATAAATTGATGGAGGCTTGGAGGATTTTTGGTCTTGGGTTCATTAAAAGTTtgcctattttttatataaacgATTTTAGGACTTTAGAAGACATTTTCTTGCTAATATGATTTTATTGATTTGAAGGATGGATGTTTAGACATTGTTATTTAGTTTTGATAGTTTTAATTTGTTGGTCCTGTAAGTTTGATGTGGTTCCGACTTGGAGCGAACTtgatatatgatatattttatactttggGGCACTAGTTAAATCTGAGTTGAACATGAAATGATATAATAGTTTTGGCTCaaattaaattgttaaaaaaGTTATTCTCTAACATGCAGCGGATTATTAACCAACTGATGAAGAtcgaaagaaaagaagaaacctTTCTATGATTTAGCACGTTGAATATTTGATCTATACTAGATTAGCCTGCTTCTAATTTGGAAGATGTACTGCTACTTTTGAGAAATTTTGTATGTATTAATTTGAGGCTAGCCCTTTTTGTATGAGCACCTGCCATATTTTGCTATGTTTAATCTGCAATTAATGAATCAGATGGGTAGAACAAGTGCTAGCAAGAGATTTTGATTCATAGGAGTTTAAATGGGCTGGGCTCATTGATTTTGTTCTATGATTTGGAGCGAGTCTAGCTAGatgaataaatataatgaatattGGTTTGGAACTTggtatgtaattttttttttttttttttctcttttacttATAGTAGGctatgttagttaattcgcgaattattcgcgaattattgaaaatctgaattAAACAGTTCGTTTATGAAATTTTTCCAAATAtagagaattattcgcgaatttttgggccaaccgaataattcgcgaattattgaaaatatgaataaaaaatatataattttatatttaaatatagattatattatattttatatcttatattttatattttataccaaatttattttttaagccaaatttttcaatgaatttaaaaattagaaaatgaatTTTATGTGTAGTATacctgtaccgaatttttgccgaatccaaattaactaactatgatagTAGGAGGATTAGCTTTCTTTGCCTTGAAACCTGCTGCTCTCTCGCTTTTTGCCTTTTGCTTCTTGATTTTGAGTATTGGAATATAAAAGAGTTGTGTGTTGCAAGTAAACTTGGTAAATAAATTGGACCCGTGAGTGTCGATCGAAGCCAAGAAAAGATTCAATCAGAGCTGTGTATTGTAAGTAAATCATAGCCAAAAAAGGAGGAAGGTGCCCTTCGCTTCTGTACTGCAATATTCTGATGTTTAACTCAGCTTGGTTATTTGAAATCGattgagagttttttttttttttttttttttttttttttttgtgagagataggtagcacgctacctgcttcgtttattttatttagaaataaacttagctggaaatgtgaatcaactaggattcgaacttacgtctcggataccaaccatcaaaccctttgccacttgctttagggacggtcggtaatcgGTTGAGCGTGttagagggagagaaaagaagaaagctTATATAGAGACGATTTTATATTGTTGCAATTTCTTTGTCTCTGTGTAAGAGATTTGGATTTATTCGAAtgttatgtgttttttttttgggggctaTGACGATAGTGTTTCTCAAATAGTGTGGCTTTTATCATGTTTGAAAAGGTTTCAGCTAATTTGTTTGGGTTTGTATCTAAGATCAACAATATTTGGATGGCTTGTTTGGCATACAACCATTTGCTACCGAAATATTTTTGTGGTATGTTATCAAATCTGAGCTAAATAGTTTGGaatttataactatttatttttcgaattgcTTTTTGGGTAATATTCCTCTTTTATTGtagtttttttcttaaaaaaaatgttaaattaatatttcaattttgcTTTTGAGAATATGCAGAAATGTTATTGGAATTTTGTACTTTGCTCATATTTCTAAATCTACTCGGTTGTATTTGACGTAATTAATGTAAATCGTGGAGGCAAATCATAAAAAATGTACACTCGTGCAACACAGCTGATAGAATTAATCCTATAATAAATCAAAACCTCAAAACCGTCCGGATTAATGATTTGTTGTGTTTGTAACGGGTTAAGTTACATTTATTGTAATAGGCGATGGTATGCTGTGTTATAAACAAATTTATAAAGGGAGAAAATTATTGAAGATGTCTTCAATATAACGCAAATCATTATCCGTGTAAGGCAGATCCATGTTTGACTAAATTTGTATATTACCCGTTATTTTGGCAAATTACACGTTAATCGTATTGACTGCtcgttatttttaaaatgatcATTAAAGATGTTACAAATGACATATTGTTGTTACAAATGACATATTGTTACAAATGACATGTTACAAATGATTTGGCACATGCTTAGTTGTTTCATATTACACGTTATTATTATCCATTAAAATAGTATTGATATCATTCTTTCTTGAAGTTCTTGTAGCAATCATTTTAAACCATAATATTATATGCTGTGTTGATCATTACAACCCTAatcactaatatatatatataaggttccTCTTATCAAGTCACTATATAATGATTCATTTACAAACCGTCGTATTAAAAAGGGCTGgatcatatttaatttgttcAGCTGACAGCTGAACAAATCCCCACGTTATTAGAAATGAACAAATCCCCACGTTATTGGAAATCAGTTTTAAAAGTTTCCTCCTCTTTTTACTTGTTTTAAGATCTTATATTATCTACCACCATACATTGtcatttttcaaatatattattgtgatattttaaacaatAGATTATATTATGGTcttttaaaaattgtatatttatttatatattgacCTCGAGAagtataaaaatgtaaaaaaaaagactacGTTGCAGGTAACTCGTATATATAGCCAAAACATAAACATCCTCCTTATAAGCCCACAAAAACATAAACAGTGAAATAGAATTTGGGCCTAATTTACAGAgccataaataaaaataaaagataaaaaaaagtggATGTCCGTTTGAGTGGGCTGCTGGGCCATATTGGACTGCGAATGCGGCGGCCCGTAATCCGTCCACCGTTGAGAGCGGGAGGTGTTCGCTGCTCTGTGAAGCCAGCCTCACGCGTTCCCCTCCACTTCAGGGGCCACTTGACCCAAAGCCTCCGCCTGGGCCCACATGACCCACAAACCCAACTTGGACCGGGCGGGCCAGCCCCTCGCACAACTGCAGCCCAGACCCAACCACACCATCAAACGTCCAAGCCCACCCTGTTGCCCCCGCTCGGGTAACAAGCTCTCGCAACTGAGCTCGGCGATCGAGGCTCTACCTGTTGGGTTAATTAATGCTCCGAGTGGCTCTTATGTTTCCGATGTGGGACAAAAGAGTATGGTTGATAGGGACATTCCGTCAGAAGCACTCCAATCTCGGAGTCTACAAATTAAtgccacttttttttcttttttcttttttttcaaagataACTGCACATTAGGATTATTGGATCCTCTCGAGgacgggaaaaaaaaatattaaatttttaaattttgcttttgTTATCTGTTTCTATAGGTATGCAAAATTTAAAACCATTTTGAGTTCATCATCAAGCCGTACATGCTATCATATCAAGTCactaattacaaaataaaataataaaaaaaaaatataatgttaaattagaaatttcaaaGTGCTACAAGTAATATGGACCATTTTTTAGCAAAACTCCCCATCAGTAATTTTCTTTCGCCTCTGAAAGATGAACATAACTGCAATGGGTCAATTATAATTGGTTAGCCAATTGGCTCCGAACTATATACCCAAAAATGGTTAAAggcatataaaattatattatactcgattttaatttgaatcaacaTTTCGTAGCcgttgatattttaaaaaacacgCCAAATAAGatctaaatcaaaaaaaaagttcaaaatgtAACTGTGACGCTCTAATTTTTCAAGGGATCACCCATCCTAGTACTACTCTCGTCCTAtcacgcttaactcttttaccCTTTTGGGTCTAGTTACCGTCTAAAAAGCTTAACCCTAGTTAAAAGCTTAGCCCTATTATATGTCATATATAAGATTTTTTGGGGTCTTATAATATCTCTACTTTTAagtcctgacgtcctcgtcaggctcagactcacaagtattaGACGATATGAGACTTGTCTAATTAGTCCTGACTCAGTGAAGACTCATTTTACACTTTTGGCTGGTAATTGACTTTGATACTAACTATGACGCTCTAACTTTTCAGGGGGTTATCTATTTTAGGACTACTTTCGtctcgtcctagcacgcttaactctcttaatttctTAGGTCTAGCCACCGCTTAAAaggcttaagccgggttaagagtttagcccaattatattttatatataagacttTCTGGAATCTCACAGCAACCACCTAAGGAACACAATCCAATCACAAGTCTCCTCCATGCACCTATGCATCCAACCCATACATTTTTCTTATGCCATGTGAACAAAAACAACCGTTGGAAGGGAAACTAAACGAAATGAATCACTTCAAACTTACAGGTATTCATTTTAATTGTAAGACATATAACTTATTTTAATGGTATTCATATGATTGTAAATAGCCAAAATATCTGCagacaattgaaaaaaaaaaaaaaaattttaggtcCGCCTTGCTTATATACTTAGGAAAAAAAATGGCAGCAAAATTGTTGCTTGACGAGCAAGCCGTCCAAATGCTGCTGGGCGTACGCATAGAGCTTAACGGATTAGCCAATTCCTTGATTTGAGTCAACATAAAACGTCGGACTGTTTAAGGAGCAACTTCATCATAgtcaatagaaaaatatatacatactaaTTTGCGCAAAGTGAGCCGCTGCAGCTCAAGATGCatcaaaaaacaaaaccaagaaTTTATATTGGGTTGTTATCTTGTCctttttttatactaatttatttttaagaattttttttatatacatataacatattttaatttattttaattttccgTTCAAACATTCTATATTATTGTATTCAAAGTCCTATAGTCTAATTATAGCTAACTGGATAACGGTGTTTTAATGATGTAGAAGTGATGCGGCAGGATAGTAATGTGACAGCTTAATAATTAGACTAAGCCATAATTGGACTAAACATTACAACATCACCATCAAATttgcaaaatattattatttaactaattaaatggGATTATGAAATTTATTGCGACAATTCAAAAAGTTTGGCCCAAAAATCACTACAAAATAAAGTTTGAGGATTACATGTCGGGCGCATCAAAGTTCGAGAATTGAAAGTGCAATTTAGCATTGTTTTTACGATGGTAAACACTATCTATACAActccaaataaaatatatatcttacatCCCACTTATCCAATGAGTAGGGTAAAAATGCTGGTCATTTAATATGACTAGTaagccaatcacattcattTAATGGGTGGGATGTAAAATATACACTTATTTTTTGGTGCATGAATAGCATTTTATATTAGTACAATTTAAGTATATACTCGACTAAATTAGACAGCATGACTTAATTCCAACAATAAAAGAAGTGTGGGCaagaaagtataaaaattaaagtttgaagaaTAAAATGTCACTTCTTTCacaatttgaggaccaaaatgtaatttagcctttgcTAGGATCTTTGTTTTTGCATTTAACcctataaaaattattttgagtaATGATACTAGTGGGATATACATTTTACGCCCTCATAATTATGGTCTAATATTCATTATTTGtcatattagttttttttactaaaattatttaaattgtgtGAATCTTAGGAATGGAATGTacaagtaaaaatttttatttattttttcacaaataactCTCGTAAAGTTATTATTGTAcaaactttatttttcttgtccACACAGTTTAGaaatagttgaaaattttaagttgtatACGATAATTCATCTACTATAATTCTAGAACACGACAATTAGATTATCGTGTTATTTTTGCTAAGtcacataatatttttaaactttttcgaGTTGCTAAGTAAAAGAGAATATTGTAATTCAATTATGGTGTTCTATTTGGGCCCTATTCTTCTGTACAGAGGGGCTCTGGCGAGGGCAAGGAGCTGCAATTACAATATTGCAGGGGCCATTGGCGTTTTTGTGTTTTAATTGTGAGGGGTCTCAATGCAAAGAAAGCCGTTTGCTCGCTGTATTCGTGAAAACGAAGCTCGTCCTCAGAGGCATTTCTTCGAACACCTCGGCTACAAAGTATACTTCCCCTCCCTTGCTATCAACGCTGCGTGTGCGAGCAATGGTGGGTCTCTCCGAGGGGGAGAGGCGCTTCATCCGGGGCGGGATCGCGCAGGATCTTCGATCGGACGGTCGCCGTAGGCTCCAGTATTGCCCCATCTCCGTCCAAACTGGTGTCATTCCccaggttctctctctctctctctctctctctctctctctcatttatttgacaaattttttttaaaattttttgataggcGAATGGCTCGGCTAGAGTTAGGTTGGGGGCAACGGATGTTATTGCGACCATAAAggtatcatttttattttttttttaattttttgggcaTATTATTGTAGGATTAGTATATTCAAGTTCTTGTTAATTTTTACCGCAGTTCTACTCCCTGAAATTTTAAACACTAATTCTGTATAATTGTATATACCAGCGGAAAtactttacttttattattgtaACAGTTGGTTAGCTTGCAATGCACTCTGATCGGAACGACATACGACAAAAAAGAGttgaaaaagaggaaaaacaagaaaaaacaaGAAACTTTTCAAAGTTTAATGATTTCAAGTAATCCGCCATCCAATCTTACAATATATCATTGtagaaattctatttaaaaaataagaaattagaCATTATCCACCCTACCTTCACTTAGCTACAACTTAATCGGCTGTACGGATTGAAGTAGGAGATGGG
Coding sequences:
- the LOC109714772 gene encoding plant-specific TFIIB-related protein 1-like gives rise to the protein MWRVRCPYCPGTQGRCAATAAGRSVTECASCGRVVEERRVHSHPLFLLRALDTPLPLSTPDLLPPTNKPQPPPPPPQAHADHGHHGGGDDDDDDDDDDPFLPTGFVTAFSAWSLEPAPVFARSALSFSGHLAELERALLGGGGGGGGGGGGGGGGSADPSGPLVSVDNLRAYLQIIDVASILGLDHDIADHAFELFRDCSSAICLRNRSVEALATAALVQAIREAQEPRTLQEISTASNLPQKEIGKYIKILGEALKLSQPINSNSISVHMPRFCTLLQLNKSAQELAAHIGEVVINKCFCTRRNPISISAAAIYLACQLEDKRKTQAEICKVTGLTEVTLRKVYKELLENWDDLLPANYTPAVPPEKAFPMTSISSGRSSTAKADIIDFYHLNSNQDKDKHPEIVKQSSTSDFLETDHVFKEKGEKKISSRDVNQAAFWQPTVPFVVPKPKLDREKDQASDQGINLNETKPKLTESDQKVILDSKINTSENRWMSQAPSISTTKRYSNPWQPEAAASLPGSSYPRFAKQQTGGDFASALQGVGKRNGGQEPNGHRKKEEQ
- the LOC109707468 gene encoding uncharacterized protein LOC109707468 isoform X3 → MWGPLTPLGASLFPFSPPPFLFSLLLATSAMAVRRYPSLCQDGRAILARTEEVWFRRCLHHGLVEPLVRPWLLRFPADFCAASEGGPCSPVMCPPATCQGTVGVGRWRKWLDGYGKYEGGMVSVSGGLLTN
- the LOC109707468 gene encoding uncharacterized protein LOC109707468 isoform X1, whose protein sequence is MWGPLTPLGASLFPFSPPPFLFSLLLATSAMAVRRYPSLCQDGRAILARTEEVWFRRCLHHGLVEPLVRPWLLRFPADFCAASEGGPCSPVMCPPATCQGTVGVGRWRKWLDGYGKYEGGMVSVSGSLAACHYRAVVTVKARLFWPIN
- the LOC109707468 gene encoding uncharacterized protein LOC109707468 isoform X2 — translated: MWGPLTPLGASLFPFSPPPFLFSLLLATSAMAVRRYPSLCQDGRAILARTEEVWFRRCLHHGLVEPLVRPWLLRFPADFCAASEGGPCSPVMCPPATCQGTVGVGRWRKWLDGYGKYEGGMVSVSGLAACHYRAVVTVKARLFWPIN